The following coding sequences are from one Salvia hispanica cultivar TCC Black 2014 chromosome 3, UniMelb_Shisp_WGS_1.0, whole genome shotgun sequence window:
- the LOC125214479 gene encoding putative pre-16S rRNA nuclease — protein sequence MKYLKPLKLYQEFLKSSEVKPGRLLGLDVGDKYIGLSVSDANNVTASPLSVLVRKRTNIDLISTDFQTLISGLSLEGFVIGYPFDRHKSNPDAVQVKLFIDDLNKTGKFEDLKYTFWDECFTSKNVEFLVKPLTLHPVQLKTIMDKFAAVGILQGYLDFASRSRGLNQETETLLDEKID from the exons ATGAAGTACTTGAAGCCACTGAAATTGTATCAAGAATTTTTAAAGTCAAGTGAGGTCAAACCAGGCCGTTTGCTTGGCTTGGATGTAGGTGATAAGTACATCGGCCTCTCTGTTTCTGATGCTAATAACGTAACAGCATCGCCCTTAAG TGTCCTAGTACGTAAAAGAACAAATATCGACCTGATATCTAccgatttccagactttg ATTTCCGGACTTTCCCTGGAAGGCTTTGTCATTGGCTATCCTTTCGACAGGCATAAGAGCAACCCAGAT GCAGTGCAAGTGAAGCTTTTTATCGATGATCTCAATAAAACAGGGAAGTTTGAAGATTTAAAGTACACATTCTGGGATGAGTGCTTTACATCAAAG AATGTTGAGTTTCTCGTGAAGCCTTTGACATTGCATCCAGTACAACTCAAGACAATTATGGACAAATTTGCTGCTGTAGGAATCCTTCAG GGTTACCTGGATTTTGCTAGCAGAAGTCGAGGTCTAAATCAAGAAACTGAAACTTTGCTTGATGAAAAAATTGACTGA
- the LOC125214480 gene encoding mitochondrial inner membrane protease subunit 2: MSPKIFLLDLAKKYFTAGIVCLTISDRYASFTAVRGSSMSPTFNPHTDSTTGISFDDYVLVEKFCLIKYKFTRGDVVVFRSPSNYKEKNIKRIVGLPGDWIDLPSLDTVRVPEGHCWVVGDNSACSLDSRSFGLIPLGLICGRVTHTVWPPHRIGGVNSRTQALPVHAEE; the protein is encoded by the exons ATGTCTCctaaaatatttctattgGATTTAgccaaaaaatatttcaccGCAGGTATAGTTTGCCTCACGATTTCCGACCGATATGCTAGCTTTACTGCTGTTCGTGGTTCGTCCATGTCTCCGACTTTCAATCCCCATACTGACAGTACTACCGGAATTTCATTTG ATGACTACGTATTGGTTGAGAAATTCTGCCTTATCAAGTACAAGTTCACACGTGGCGATGTCGTCGTTTTTCg TTCCCCAAGTAATTATAAGgagaaaaacataaaaagaatcGTTGGCTTGCCAGGTGACTGGATTGATCTCCCTTCACTTGACACTGTGAGGGTTCCTGAAGGGCATTGTTGGGTTGTTGGGGATAACTCAGCTTGTAGCCTTGACTCAAGATCTTTTGGCCTG ATTCCTCTGGGTTTGATTTGCGGGCGCGTCACGCATACGGTCTGGCCTCCTCACAGAATTGGTGGAGTTAATAGCAGAACCCAAGCATTGCCAGTTCATGCTGAAGAAtaa